TGGGGCGGCACCGCCCCTGTGTGCTACCCGGCCCGTCGTGCCGAATAGGGCGGGCCTTTGTCTGCAGGAAGGAGCTCTGCCATGCTGACGTCCATTAGCGTCACGGTCATTGCCGCCTTTATTGCCATCTTCGTCCTCGCGCTCATTCCGGTGCTGTGGCAGATCAGGCGTACCGCCAAGGAGGCCGAGAAGCTCCTGGAGACGGTTCGCCTCCAGATGGCGCCTGTTGCGCATGACGTGGCACGGGTGGTCGACGACGTGCGCGACCTCGTCAAACAGCTGCAGCGGCAGATGGGCAAAGTGGAGGAGAGCGTCGACGCGGTGCGCGACACCGTGGTCAAACTGCGCGACGTGGAAAGTCTGCTCCGCGACCGTATCGAAAAGCCGCTCCTCGGCATCGTCGGCACTGTGGGGGCCCTGCTCAAGGGCGTGCGCGTCTTCTTGCAGTACGTCCGCCGATAGAAGGTTTCCGGCGGCCCAGACCCGCCAAGGCTATGCCGATGCACGAGGGCGCGCTGGGTGGTGGAGACAGAGACTGGGATGGCATGCACCGGTGAATCAGCTTCTTTGGCATACCCTGCCGTGTGAAGAGGTGCTGCGGCAGCTCGGGAGCAGCAGCAGCGGTCTGACGAGCGCCGAGGCAGCGCGCCGTCTTGCCCAGTACGGCGCAAACGAGCTGGAGCGCGCCGAGGAGATCTCGCGGTGGAAAATCTTCCTCGGCCAGTTCAAGAACGTCCTCATCATCATCCTCCTCGTTGCCACCGCCATTTCCGCAGCGCTTGGCCACAGCACAGAGGCCGTCGCCATCTCCTTGATCGTGCTCTTTTCCGTGTTCATGGGCTACGTGCAGGAGTACCGGGCGGAGCGGGCGCTTGAGGCGCTGCGCCGCATGGCCGCCCTGCGCGCGACGGTGATCCGCGACGGCACGGAACAAGAAATCCCCTCCCGCGAAGTCGTGCCCGGCGATGTTGTCCTCCTCTCTGCGGGGGACAAAGTACCAGCCGATGGCCGCCTGCTGGAAGTGGTCAACCTCCAGGTCGACGAGGCGGCCCTGACTGGCGAGTCCCACCCGGTGGAAAAGAGTTCTGCGGCCATAGAGAACGGCGCCCTCCCCATTGGCGACCGCGTCAACATGGTGTACAGTGGCACCGTCGTCACCTACGGGAGGGGACAGGCCGTCGTGGTCGCCACCGGAGCGCAGACCGAGTTTGGCCGGGTCGCCGAGCTCCTCAAGACGGTGGAGGCCGCCAAGACTCCCCTCCAGGAAAATCTCAATCGCGTGGGCTCCATCCTGGCGCAGGTAGCGTTGGTGCTGGTGGCCTTGATCGGCGCCTTGGGCGTACTGCGAGGCAAGCCCCCCCTGGAAATGTTTCTCTTTGCCATTGCCATGGCCGTGGCCGTGGTGCCAGAGGCCTTGCCGGCAGTGGTGACTATCGCCTTGGCGCTCGGGGTACAGCGCATGGCCAAGCGCAATGCGCTCATTCGTCGTCTTCCCGCCGTGGAGACATTGGGCAGTGCTTCGGTGATATGCACCGACAAGACCGGCACCCTGACTAAAGACGAAATGACCGTGCGCCGCCTGTTTGTGGGGGATCGCTTTATCGATGTGACCGGCGCAGGCTATGAACCGATCGGGCAGTTTCTCTGCCAGGGGGAGGCGGTCGATCCGGCCGCTGATCCTGTGCTGCACCGGCTGCTGCGCGCCGCGGTACTGTCCTCCGACGCCCACTTGGTGCACCACGAGGAGACTGGGCGCTGGTCGATTCGCGGCGACCCCACGGAGGGGGCGCTCCTCACCCTGGCTGCCAAGGCAGGAGTGCACAAGGCTGAGCTCGAGGCAGAGTACCCGCGCGTGCAGGAGATCCCTTTTTCCTCCGAGCGCAAGCGCATGACCACCTTGCACCGTGCCCCGTCCGGGGTGGTGGCCTGCGCGAAAGGAGCCCCCGAGGTCATCCTCAGCTCCTGCTCGTTTCTGGCCACAGCCAAAGGGAACGTGCTGCTGGACAAGGCCAGCCGGGAGCGTATGCTGCAGCACGCCGCAGCCATGGCCGGCGAGGCTATGCGTGTCTTAGCAATCGCCTGGAAGCCTGAGGCCACCACCGAAACGGCCGAGCAGGGGATGGTCTTCTTAGGGCTTGTGGGGATGATTGACCCGCCACGGCCGGAGGCGAAAGAGGCCTTGCGCCGATGCCGCCAGGCAGGCATCCGCGTGGTGATGATCACCGGCGACCATCCCATCACCGCGCAGGCCATCGCCGGTGAGCTGGGCCTGACGCAGAGCGGCGTGGCGGTCACCGGCAGCCAGGTGGACGCCATGAGCGACGAGGAGCTGGAGGCGCGCGTCGAGGAGATCGACGTCTATT
This region of candidate division KSB1 bacterium genomic DNA includes:
- a CDS encoding DUF948 domain-containing protein produces the protein MLTSISVTVIAAFIAIFVLALIPVLWQIRRTAKEAEKLLETVRLQMAPVAHDVARVVDDVRDLVKQLQRQMGKVEESVDAVRDTVVKLRDVESLLRDRIEKPLLGIVGTVGALLKGVRVFLQYVRR
- a CDS encoding cation-translocating P-type ATPase, with translation MNQLLWHTLPCEEVLRQLGSSSSGLTSAEAARRLAQYGANELERAEEISRWKIFLGQFKNVLIIILLVATAISAALGHSTEAVAISLIVLFSVFMGYVQEYRAERALEALRRMAALRATVIRDGTEQEIPSREVVPGDVVLLSAGDKVPADGRLLEVVNLQVDEAALTGESHPVEKSSAAIENGALPIGDRVNMVYSGTVVTYGRGQAVVVATGAQTEFGRVAELLKTVEAAKTPLQENLNRVGSILAQVALVLVALIGALGVLRGKPPLEMFLFAIAMAVAVVPEALPAVVTIALALGVQRMAKRNALIRRLPAVETLGSASVICTDKTGTLTKDEMTVRRLFVGDRFIDVTGAGYEPIGQFLCQGEAVDPAADPVLHRLLRAAVLSSDAHLVHHEETGRWSIRGDPTEGALLTLAAKAGVHKAELEAEYPRVQEIPFSSERKRMTTLHRAPSGVVACAKGAPEVILSSCSFLATAKGNVLLDKASRERMLQHAAAMAGEAMRVLAIAWKPEATTETAEQGMVFLGLVGMIDPPRPEAKEALRRCRQAGIRVVMITGDHPITAQAIAGELGLTQSGVAVTGSQVDAMSDEELEARVEEIDVYSRVAPSHKLRIVAALQKKGHVVAMTGDGVNDAPALKKADIGVAMGITGTDVSKEAAAMTLTDDNFASIVAAIEEGRGVFDNIKKFLMYLLSSNVGEIGLMAGALLAGLPLPLTAAQILYVNLASDGFPALALAVDPAAPDLMRRRPRRPRAGIFTRPVVSLMALAGLWSTMVNLGLFSRAYGSGRSLQEAMTMAFVSLIGIQFLKAYNFRSDRHSALRRPFANKWLNLAILWEMLLLCTIIYVPLLQRVFGTYALPLRDWLIVGLATATVAPALEFGKWLVRRGWLGALE